From a single Pigmentibacter ruber genomic region:
- the dnaJ gene encoding molecular chaperone DnaJ codes for MSTKRNYYDILQVSKNASADEIKKAYRKLAVQYHPDRNPGDKVAEEKFKEAAEAYEVLSDPAKRQRFDQFGHAGVNGAGFGSGGFGNVDDVFEHFGSIFEDLFGMGGGRKRGGGNRARKGSDLRYDLKITFKESVLGTEKKIQIPRKSACSSCEGSGAAKGTKPVTCSTCRGQGQVAVQQGFFTYASTCPDCNGSGKSISTPCSDCKGSGFQTKSSNINVKIPAGIDTGMRLRVSGEGEGGANGGPAGDLYVFIEVESNPFFKREEFDLVYSLKIGVAQAILGTDVSIDCFEEEPRKIEIPPGIQPGQRLIVQGAGIPKLEKYGRGKGDLIIEVSVEIPTKVNKEAEEHLRAFAQKVGQNVKNNNGFFDKIFG; via the coding sequence ATGAGTACAAAACGTAACTATTATGACATTTTACAGGTATCAAAGAATGCTTCTGCGGATGAAATAAAAAAAGCTTACCGTAAACTTGCTGTTCAGTATCATCCTGATCGTAATCCTGGAGACAAGGTAGCAGAAGAAAAATTTAAAGAAGCAGCTGAAGCATATGAAGTTCTCAGTGATCCAGCAAAACGCCAACGATTTGATCAATTTGGACATGCGGGAGTAAATGGGGCTGGCTTTGGCAGCGGTGGTTTTGGCAATGTTGATGACGTTTTTGAACATTTTGGTTCAATATTTGAAGATCTTTTTGGTATGGGCGGCGGACGGAAAAGAGGTGGCGGTAATAGAGCACGGAAAGGAAGTGATCTGCGTTATGATTTAAAAATAACGTTTAAGGAATCTGTGCTGGGAACAGAAAAGAAAATTCAAATTCCTCGCAAATCTGCATGTTCGTCTTGTGAAGGGTCTGGAGCAGCAAAGGGAACAAAACCTGTAACTTGCTCTACCTGCCGTGGACAAGGACAGGTTGCGGTACAACAAGGTTTTTTTACCTACGCTTCGACATGCCCAGATTGTAATGGGAGTGGAAAAAGTATTTCAACTCCATGTAGTGATTGCAAAGGTTCAGGATTTCAAACTAAATCTTCAAATATTAATGTGAAAATACCTGCCGGAATTGACACGGGCATGCGCCTTCGTGTGTCTGGAGAAGGAGAAGGTGGTGCGAATGGAGGACCTGCTGGAGATCTATATGTTTTTATCGAAGTTGAATCCAATCCGTTTTTTAAACGCGAAGAGTTTGATCTCGTGTATTCGTTAAAAATAGGTGTAGCACAAGCTATTTTAGGTACAGACGTAAGTATTGACTGTTTTGAAGAAGAACCGCGCAAAATTGAAATCCCTCCTGGAATACAACCGGGGCAAAGGCTCATAGTTCAGGGAGCAGGTATTCCTAAATTAGAAAAATATGGTAGAGGTAAAGGGGATCTTATAATAGAAGTTAGTGTTGAGATTCCTACGAAAGTAAATAAAGAGGCGGAAGAGCACTTGCGTGCATTTGCTCAAAAAGTTGGGCAAAACGTAAAAAACAATAACGGATTTTTTGACAAAATATTTGGGTAA
- the lpxC gene encoding UDP-3-O-acyl-N-acetylglucosamine deacetylase: protein MTNFQRTLKRSVSFSGIGVHSGNLISVEIRPAAANTGVLFQRVDLPGKPYIKADPFSVFDTSLATRIGTQQVYVSTIEHLMAALYGFGIDNAIIEINNSEMPILDGSSAPFLVLLDEAGVQELSEPKKVIIVENTIEVVDEKNPTRFVRIEPSKKPVISYAIDFGNVEAIGRQSISLDYTAKSFCELFSFARTFGLKEEIDFLHSKGLAKGGSLDNAIVVSRTTGVMNAKGLRSAQEFVMHKALDCIGDLHLIGMPVLGHVIANKAGHDLHNKLARAILTNASATRIFVPNAKDTSRLKSILTYPKSLSELKTNLVGLAIG from the coding sequence ATGACGAACTTTCAAAGAACTCTCAAACGTAGCGTATCATTCTCTGGTATTGGAGTTCATTCAGGAAACTTGATATCTGTAGAAATAAGACCTGCTGCCGCAAATACTGGAGTTCTTTTCCAACGTGTTGATCTTCCAGGAAAACCTTATATTAAAGCAGACCCCTTTTCCGTATTTGATACGAGTTTAGCGACTAGAATTGGAACTCAACAAGTTTATGTATCAACTATAGAACATTTAATGGCCGCACTTTATGGTTTTGGTATAGATAATGCAATTATTGAAATTAATAATAGTGAAATGCCAATTTTAGACGGATCTTCAGCTCCTTTCTTAGTCCTGTTAGATGAAGCTGGTGTTCAAGAACTATCTGAACCTAAAAAAGTTATAATTGTTGAAAATACAATAGAAGTGGTGGATGAAAAAAATCCAACCCGCTTTGTGCGAATTGAGCCTTCAAAAAAACCTGTCATCTCGTATGCAATTGATTTTGGTAATGTAGAGGCCATTGGTAGACAATCTATCTCTCTTGATTACACAGCAAAATCATTCTGTGAACTTTTTTCCTTTGCACGCACTTTTGGATTGAAAGAAGAAATTGATTTTCTACATTCAAAAGGGTTAGCAAAAGGAGGATCTCTCGATAATGCTATTGTCGTGTCAAGAACAACTGGTGTGATGAATGCAAAAGGGCTGCGTAGTGCGCAAGAGTTTGTTATGCACAAAGCACTGGACTGCATTGGTGATTTGCATTTGATAGGAATGCCAGTGTTGGGACATGTTATAGCTAATAAAGCTGGGCATGATCTGCACAATAAACTTGCTAGAGCAATTTTAACAAATGCTTCAGCAACGCGTATCTTTGTCCCAAATGCAAAAGATACAAGTCGTTTGAAATCTATTCTAACCTACCCTAAATCTTTAAGTGAATTAAAAACAAATTTAGTAGGTCTTGCAATAGGCTAA
- a CDS encoding single-stranded DNA-binding protein, with protein MSGVNKVILVGRLGQEPDMRSTTSGQQVCTLSIATSETWTKDGNKEERTEWHRVVLWGRQAELAHKYLKKGRLVYIEGKLQTRSWQDQQGQKRYTTEIVANNMQFLESMNSNQGRDMNDIPPVNDINDYYSGPSNYEATPSSRNSSSSSFSSNSRPMDDDIPF; from the coding sequence ATGTCCGGAGTTAATAAGGTTATTCTTGTTGGAAGGTTGGGACAAGAACCAGATATGCGCAGCACAACCAGTGGGCAACAAGTATGTACTTTAAGTATTGCCACAAGTGAAACTTGGACGAAAGATGGAAATAAAGAAGAAAGAACAGAGTGGCACAGAGTTGTATTATGGGGGCGTCAAGCCGAACTAGCTCATAAGTACTTAAAAAAGGGTAGACTAGTTTACATAGAGGGAAAACTTCAAACTCGTTCTTGGCAAGATCAACAAGGCCAAAAAAGATACACAACAGAAATTGTTGCAAATAATATGCAATTTTTAGAGAGCATGAATTCCAATCAAGGGCGTGATATGAACGATATCCCACCCGTCAATGATATAAATGATTACTATTCTGGCCCAAGTAATTATGAAGCAACTCCCTCATCAAGAAATAGTTCTTCATCTTCTTTCAGTAGTAACTCTAGACCAATGGATGACGACATCCCTTTTTAA